The following are encoded in a window of Miltoncostaea marina genomic DNA:
- the hisIE gene encoding bifunctional phosphoribosyl-AMP cyclohydrolase/phosphoribosyl-ATP diphosphatase HisIE — translation MGAPADAAGLLERVRFGEDGLVPAIVQDATDGRVLTLAWMNRESLARTLERRETWFWSRSRQELWHKGATSGNTQAVRSVALDCDGDAIVVRVDQTGVACHTGEPTCFHVPLDDAPGDEPFAAVADLERTVAERAAAADPGASYTARLLAKGIDTVCKKVGEEATEVVIAAKGRERGQVVYESADLLYHLAVLWSAAGVRFEEVAAELASRRRPG, via the coding sequence GTGGGCGCGCCGGCCGACGCGGCCGGGCTCCTCGAGCGGGTGCGCTTCGGCGAGGACGGGCTCGTGCCCGCGATCGTGCAGGACGCGACCGACGGGCGGGTGCTGACGCTCGCCTGGATGAACCGCGAGTCGCTCGCGCGCACCCTCGAGCGCCGCGAGACGTGGTTCTGGAGCCGCTCGCGGCAGGAGCTGTGGCACAAGGGCGCGACGAGCGGCAACACGCAGGCCGTGCGCTCGGTGGCGCTCGACTGCGACGGCGACGCGATCGTCGTGCGCGTCGACCAGACGGGCGTCGCCTGCCACACCGGCGAGCCGACCTGCTTCCACGTGCCGCTCGACGACGCGCCGGGCGACGAGCCGTTCGCGGCGGTCGCCGACCTCGAGCGGACGGTGGCCGAGCGCGCCGCCGCCGCCGACCCGGGCGCCTCGTACACCGCGCGGCTGCTCGCCAAGGGCATCGACACCGTCTGCAAGAAGGTGGGCGAGGAGGCCACGGAGGTCGTGATCGCGGCGAAGGGCCGCGAGCGCGGGCAGGTGGTCTACGAGAGCGCCGACCTGCTCTACCACCTGGCCGTGCTGTGGAGCGCCGCGGGCGTGCGGTTCGAGGAGGTCGCCGCCGAGCTCGCCTCGCGCCGGAGGCCGGGGTGA
- a CDS encoding glucosaminidase domain-containing protein: MTIEAASGLAGTLARIRQITGAAVPASGGAPPSPAPAAGGFAAALSGAQAAASGGVPGVGADWRTRSTPIGATPAGATAPAGTIAAATAPGASGVTGAQLDAWMARKNPGAPLVGLGEVFVREGERNGIDPRALVAIARAESSLGADPGARARNNAFGWGPHQAFASWEQNIATVARGLRRGYLDDGLVTLQQIQSRYAPVGAGNDPTNLNSNWLRNTTLLYAELGGDPAGSVALDRR; this comes from the coding sequence GTGACGATCGAGGCGGCATCCGGGCTGGCGGGCACCCTCGCCCGCATCCGGCAGATCACCGGCGCCGCCGTGCCCGCGAGCGGTGGCGCGCCGCCGTCGCCGGCGCCCGCCGCCGGCGGCTTCGCCGCGGCGCTCTCGGGCGCGCAGGCGGCCGCCTCGGGGGGCGTCCCCGGGGTCGGCGCCGATTGGCGCACGAGGTCGACGCCAATTGGCGCGACCCCCGCCGGCGCGACCGCCCCGGCCGGGACGATCGCCGCGGCCACCGCCCCGGGGGCGTCCGGCGTGACCGGCGCCCAGCTGGACGCCTGGATGGCGCGCAAGAACCCCGGCGCGCCGCTGGTGGGCCTGGGCGAGGTCTTCGTGCGCGAGGGCGAGCGCAACGGCATCGACCCGCGGGCGCTCGTGGCGATCGCCCGGGCGGAGAGCTCGCTGGGCGCCGACCCGGGCGCGCGGGCGCGCAACAACGCCTTCGGCTGGGGCCCCCACCAGGCGTTCGCGAGCTGGGAGCAGAACATCGCGACCGTGGCCCGCGGGCTGCGCCGCGGCTACCTCGACGACGGCCTCGTCACCCTGCAGCAGATCCAGTCGCGCTACGCGCCGGTGGGCGCGGGCAACGACCCCACGAACCTCAACTCCAACTGGCTGCGCAACACGACGCTCCTGTACGCCGAGCTGGGCGGCGACCCGGCCGGGTCGGTCGCGCTGGACCGTCGCTAG
- a CDS encoding HD domain-containing phosphohydrolase, whose amino-acid sequence MPPRLRGDLALGRSWTGPVPDGGALREGGLATVALAGVGEGAGLGVLAVFSRSDRPYAAADVAALEELAAQAAASLTVSVLQQEVRELGTIDPLTRFFNARYFASRIDQECQRALRAGVPLSVAIMQLDGLDDLRAEGRSTAAETAIEALARHVAGRLRAMDVGCRLDADELAAILPEVEGLDALRVCERLRASLGDVPELAGAFTLSVGVASFPSHAGRPDGLVDNARSALAWAREHGGDRTFLFHTDTAEILRREEEDRGADDGAVLATVVSLAASVDARHPATRHHSENVGRVAALLAAEAGLGPEHAERVRVAGLLHDVGKIGVSDDVVAAEGPLTEAQAAELSRHPEIGQRMLAGSHLAGLAAWVLHHHERMDGRGHPMGLRGGEIPLESRIIAVADAFDRLVSGGPGRPAVPIGEALDELGRRAGDELDPAVVGHLRALAGRGELGPGPRTTSEETA is encoded by the coding sequence GTGCCGCCGCGCCTGCGCGGCGACCTCGCCCTGGGCCGCTCGTGGACCGGGCCGGTGCCCGACGGCGGCGCGCTGCGCGAGGGCGGCCTCGCCACGGTGGCGCTGGCGGGCGTGGGCGAGGGGGCCGGGCTCGGCGTGCTCGCGGTGTTCTCGCGTTCGGACCGCCCGTACGCCGCCGCCGACGTCGCCGCGCTCGAGGAGCTGGCCGCCCAGGCCGCCGCGTCGCTCACCGTCTCGGTGCTGCAGCAGGAGGTGCGCGAGCTCGGGACCATCGACCCGCTCACCCGCTTCTTCAACGCGCGCTACTTCGCGAGCCGGATCGATCAGGAGTGCCAGCGCGCGCTGCGCGCGGGCGTCCCCCTGAGCGTCGCGATCATGCAGCTCGACGGCCTCGACGACCTGCGGGCCGAGGGCCGCAGCACCGCCGCCGAGACCGCCATCGAGGCCCTGGCGCGGCACGTGGCCGGGCGGCTGCGGGCCATGGACGTCGGCTGCCGCCTGGACGCGGACGAGCTGGCCGCGATCCTGCCCGAGGTGGAGGGCCTGGACGCGCTGCGCGTCTGCGAGCGCCTGCGCGCGTCGCTCGGCGACGTGCCCGAGCTCGCCGGCGCCTTCACGCTCTCCGTTGGCGTGGCCAGCTTCCCGAGCCACGCCGGCCGCCCCGACGGCCTGGTCGACAACGCGCGCAGCGCCCTGGCCTGGGCGCGCGAGCACGGCGGCGACCGCACCTTCCTGTTCCACACCGACACGGCCGAGATCCTGCGGCGCGAGGAGGAGGACCGCGGGGCCGACGACGGCGCGGTGCTCGCGACCGTGGTCTCGCTGGCGGCGTCGGTCGATGCGCGTCACCCCGCGACGCGCCACCACTCCGAGAACGTGGGCCGCGTGGCGGCCCTGCTCGCCGCCGAGGCCGGCCTCGGCCCCGAGCACGCCGAGCGCGTGCGCGTGGCCGGCCTGCTGCACGACGTCGGCAAGATCGGCGTGAGCGACGACGTGGTCGCCGCCGAAGGACCGCTCACCGAGGCGCAGGCCGCCGAGCTGTCGCGCCACCCCGAGATCGGCCAGCGCATGCTCGCGGGCAGCCACCTCGCCGGGCTCGCCGCCTGGGTGCTCCACCACCACGAGCGCATGGACGGGCGCGGGCACCCCATGGGGCTGCGCGGCGGCGAGATCCCGCTGGAGTCGCGCATCATCGCCGTCGCGGACGCCTTCGACCGCCTGGTGAGCGGCGGCCCCGGCCGCCCGGCGGTGCCGATCGGCGAGGCGCTCGACGAGCTCGGCCGGCGCGCAGGCGACGAGCTCGACCCGGCCGTGGTCGGCCACCTGCGCGCGCTCGCCGGGCGCGGCGAGCTGGGCCCCGGCCCGCGCACCACCTCGGAGGAGACGGCATGA
- a CDS encoding TlpA family protein disulfide reductase, with protein MEHDEQEAPPEGGGWDRRRAIGAAVGGVVVLAVIALLVIGLVNRDIGTSIQDALDEGERPEAPGLTLPVLIAGDGVGPVGSEVSLEDLRGRTVVLNFWASWCEPCKAEAPVLERIASRYRPAEEVLVLGVDVQDVREKALGFARDNGLTYPSLRDGEDDARKAFQVPALPETFVIDPQGRIALKVSGPVLDEAQITNAVGQLQAAAR; from the coding sequence GTGGAGCACGACGAGCAGGAGGCGCCGCCCGAGGGGGGCGGCTGGGACCGGCGGCGGGCGATCGGCGCCGCCGTGGGCGGCGTGGTCGTGCTCGCCGTCATCGCGCTGCTGGTGATCGGGCTGGTCAACCGCGACATCGGCACCTCGATCCAGGACGCCCTCGACGAGGGCGAGCGCCCCGAGGCGCCGGGCCTCACCCTGCCGGTGCTCATCGCGGGCGACGGCGTGGGCCCGGTGGGGTCGGAGGTCTCGCTGGAGGACCTGCGCGGACGGACGGTCGTCCTCAACTTCTGGGCCTCGTGGTGCGAGCCGTGCAAGGCCGAGGCGCCGGTGCTCGAGCGCATCGCGTCGCGCTACCGCCCGGCCGAGGAGGTCCTGGTGCTCGGCGTGGACGTGCAGGACGTGCGCGAGAAGGCGCTCGGCTTCGCGCGGGACAACGGCCTCACCTACCCGTCGCTGCGCGACGGCGAGGACGACGCCCGCAAGGCCTTCCAGGTGCCCGCCCTGCCGGAGACGTTCGTGATCGACCCGCAGGGCCGGATCGCGCTCAAGGTGTCCGGGCCGGTGCTGGACGAGGCCCAGATCACCAACGCCGTCGGCCAGCTCCAGGCCGCCGCCCGGTGA
- the trpD gene encoding anthranilate phosphoribosyltransferase produces the protein MISRAIDRMLDGEDLGREGASEALDAILSGEAGDAQTAAFLIALRAKGETAEELAGLAATVRARAERVAPPSGAFIDTCGTGGGRPTFNISTTSTFVVAGAGVAVAKHGNRSATSKCGSADVLEALGARIDLGPDEVARCLDETGLGFMFAPSHHPAFRHIVPVRRALGVRTIFNLLGPLTNPAGAPRQLLGVSDAAYLERMGQALAVLGCERALLVRGRDGMDEVSSAAVTDVVAVDDGEVRRSTIDPAALGVTAPADGELAGGDPAHNAEVLRGVLGGRRGPARDVVVLNAAAAIWLAGVADGLEPAMALAEASIDEGAARDRLDAFVAATRRLGAAA, from the coding sequence GTGATCTCCCGTGCCATCGACCGGATGCTCGACGGCGAGGACCTCGGCCGCGAGGGCGCGTCGGAGGCGCTCGACGCCATCCTGTCCGGCGAGGCCGGCGACGCGCAGACCGCGGCGTTCCTGATCGCCCTGCGGGCGAAGGGGGAGACCGCCGAGGAGCTCGCCGGCCTGGCGGCCACCGTCCGGGCCCGGGCCGAGCGGGTGGCGCCGCCGTCCGGCGCGTTCATCGACACCTGCGGCACCGGCGGCGGGCGGCCGACCTTCAACATCTCGACCACCTCGACCTTCGTCGTCGCCGGGGCCGGCGTGGCGGTGGCCAAGCACGGCAATCGCTCGGCCACCTCGAAGTGCGGCAGCGCCGACGTGCTGGAGGCGCTCGGCGCGCGCATCGACCTGGGCCCGGACGAGGTCGCCCGCTGCCTGGACGAGACCGGCCTCGGGTTCATGTTCGCGCCGTCGCACCACCCGGCCTTCCGGCACATCGTGCCGGTGCGGCGGGCGCTCGGCGTGCGGACCATCTTCAACCTGCTCGGCCCGCTCACCAACCCGGCGGGCGCGCCGCGCCAGCTGCTCGGCGTGAGCGACGCCGCCTACCTCGAGCGGATGGGCCAGGCCCTCGCCGTGCTGGGCTGCGAGCGCGCCCTGCTGGTGCGCGGGCGCGACGGCATGGACGAGGTCAGCTCCGCGGCGGTCACCGACGTGGTGGCGGTCGACGACGGCGAGGTGCGCCGCTCGACGATCGACCCGGCCGCCCTCGGCGTGACGGCCCCCGCGGACGGCGAGCTGGCCGGCGGCGACCCCGCCCACAACGCCGAGGTGCTGCGCGGGGTGCTCGGCGGGCGGCGCGGGCCCGCGCGCGACGTGGTGGTGCTGAACGCCGCCGCCGCGATCTGGCTGGCCGGCGTCGCCGACGGCCTGGAGCCCGCCATGGCGCTGGCCGAGGCGAGCATCGACGAGGGGGCGGCCCGCGACCGCCTGGACGCGTTCGTCGCCGCCACGCGGCGGCTGGGCGCGGCCGCGTAG
- a CDS encoding anthranilate synthase component II, whose product MARVVLIDNYDSFTYNLVQYLGELGAEVLVHRNDAIDVAGVAALAPTHLVISPGPKTPDEAGISVEAIRGLAGRVPILGVCLGHQAIGRAFGGEVVRGREPVHGKTSEIHHDGAAVFAGLPSPITATRYHSLVVDPAGAEELMVTARADDGAIMGLRHRSLPVEGVQFHPESILTGAGRAMLSNFLAFSA is encoded by the coding sequence GTGGCGCGCGTCGTCCTGATCGACAACTACGACTCGTTCACCTACAACCTGGTCCAGTACCTGGGCGAGCTGGGGGCCGAGGTGCTCGTGCACCGCAACGACGCCATCGACGTGGCCGGCGTGGCGGCGCTCGCGCCGACCCACCTCGTGATCTCGCCCGGCCCGAAGACCCCCGACGAGGCGGGGATCTCGGTGGAGGCGATCCGCGGGCTGGCCGGCCGGGTGCCGATCCTCGGCGTCTGCCTCGGCCACCAGGCGATCGGGCGGGCGTTCGGCGGCGAGGTGGTGCGCGGGCGCGAGCCGGTGCACGGCAAGACGAGCGAGATCCACCACGACGGCGCCGCGGTCTTCGCGGGCCTGCCGAGCCCGATCACCGCGACGCGCTACCACTCCCTGGTGGTCGATCCGGCCGGCGCCGAGGAGCTCATGGTGACCGCGCGCGCCGACGACGGGGCCATCATGGGGCTGCGACACCGCTCGCTGCCGGTCGAGGGCGTCCAGTTCCACCCGGAGTCGATCCTCACCGGCGCGGGCCGCGCCATGCTCTCGAACTTCCTCGCGTTCAGCGCGTAG
- a CDS encoding cytochrome c-type biogenesis protein, producing the protein MTVRRLVALALIALMALPAAALGLTVRDVAKEVRCPTCNTPLDVSSAPVAQDMKEYIATRIDQGWDKQRIIDGLVDEFGKGVLATPPKSGFDLVAWVVPGLAVLAGLLAIPIIARTWSRPRREVAPPPPLSPEDQRRLDEELRRLG; encoded by the coding sequence GTGACCGTGCGGCGGCTCGTCGCGCTGGCGCTGATCGCGCTCATGGCGCTGCCCGCGGCCGCGCTCGGGCTGACCGTGCGCGACGTCGCCAAGGAGGTCCGCTGCCCGACCTGCAACACGCCGCTGGACGTCTCGAGCGCGCCGGTCGCGCAGGACATGAAGGAGTACATCGCCACCCGCATCGACCAGGGGTGGGACAAGCAGCGCATCATCGACGGCCTCGTCGACGAGTTCGGCAAGGGGGTGCTCGCGACGCCCCCCAAGTCGGGCTTCGACCTCGTCGCGTGGGTGGTCCCGGGGCTCGCCGTGCTGGCGGGCCTGCTGGCGATCCCGATCATCGCGCGCACCTGGTCGCGTCCGCGCCGCGAGGTCGCCCCGCCGCCGCCGCTCAGCCCCGAGGACCAGCGCAGGCTGGACGAGGAGCTGCGCCGGCTGGGCTGA
- the trpC gene encoding indole-3-glycerol phosphate synthase TrpC, translated as MPTFLETVVERTQADLATRKRERPAEALREQLGPARRGRPFSEALIAEGISLIAEMKRSSPSRGPIRPEASVTDVVSAYQRAGARAVSVLTEPNWFGGSLDDLAEARGACELPLLRKDFVVDEYQLLEARVAGADAVLLIVAALDAERLAALIAGASELGMDSLVEVHDEREVATAVEAGAEVIGINNRDLHSLEVDLDTSFRLLADVPAGTVVVAESGISATEDVERLERAGVDAILVGEALMLADDPVRAVRELLG; from the coding sequence ATGCCGACCTTCCTCGAGACCGTCGTGGAGCGGACGCAGGCGGACCTGGCGACGCGCAAGCGCGAGCGCCCCGCCGAGGCGCTGCGCGAGCAGCTCGGGCCCGCCCGCCGCGGACGCCCCTTCTCCGAGGCGCTCATCGCGGAGGGCATCTCGCTGATCGCCGAGATGAAGCGCTCGAGCCCCTCCCGCGGGCCGATCCGGCCCGAGGCCAGCGTGACCGACGTGGTGTCGGCATACCAGCGCGCCGGCGCCCGGGCGGTCTCGGTGCTGACCGAGCCCAACTGGTTCGGCGGCAGCCTCGACGACCTCGCCGAGGCCCGCGGCGCCTGCGAGCTGCCGCTGCTGCGCAAGGACTTCGTCGTCGACGAGTATCAGCTGCTGGAGGCGCGGGTCGCCGGCGCCGACGCCGTGCTGCTGATCGTGGCCGCGCTCGACGCCGAGCGCCTGGCCGCGCTGATCGCCGGGGCCTCCGAGCTCGGCATGGACAGCCTGGTGGAGGTGCACGACGAACGCGAGGTGGCGACGGCGGTCGAGGCGGGCGCCGAGGTGATCGGCATCAACAACCGCGACCTGCACTCGCTGGAGGTCGACCTCGACACCTCGTTCCGCCTGCTGGCCGACGTGCCGGCCGGGACGGTGGTGGTGGCCGAGTCGGGGATCAGCGCCACCGAGGACGTGGAGCGCCTCGAGCGGGCCGGCGTGGACGCCATCCTGGTCGGCGAGGCGCTCATGCTCGCCGACGACCCCGTGCGCGCCGTCCGCGAGCTGCTGGGGTAG
- the deoC gene encoding deoxyribose-phosphate aldolase, whose amino-acid sequence MRAEDLTKTLDHTLLAPDVTAEDVERACDQAREHHFAALCSHPRFVPLMADLLRGCDVKTCAVIDFPGGASSTADRAQEADIAVAEGADELDVVMDYRTMLTGDFRAVRDDLVRVMRAVRGRAANNARGDVLVKIIIEAPLLNDKVKRLACKIVDDVGADFAKTCTGVGTQATVHDVELMRDALPERVGVKASGGVRTLEAVQAMIGAGASRVGTSSAVEVMAELAALNGDG is encoded by the coding sequence ATGCGGGCCGAGGACCTCACCAAGACGCTCGATCACACGTTGCTCGCGCCGGATGTCACGGCCGAGGACGTGGAACGGGCGTGCGACCAGGCGCGCGAGCACCACTTCGCGGCGCTGTGCTCGCACCCCCGGTTCGTGCCGCTGATGGCCGACCTGCTGCGCGGGTGCGACGTCAAGACGTGCGCGGTGATCGACTTCCCCGGCGGCGCGTCGAGCACCGCCGACCGCGCCCAGGAGGCCGACATCGCGGTCGCCGAGGGCGCCGACGAGCTCGACGTGGTCATGGACTACCGGACCATGCTGACGGGTGACTTCCGTGCGGTGCGCGACGACCTCGTGCGGGTGATGCGGGCGGTGCGCGGCCGGGCGGCCAACAACGCGCGCGGCGACGTGCTGGTGAAGATCATCATCGAGGCGCCGCTGCTCAACGACAAGGTGAAGCGCCTGGCCTGCAAGATCGTCGACGACGTGGGCGCGGACTTCGCGAAGACGTGCACCGGGGTCGGCACGCAGGCGACCGTGCACGACGTGGAGCTGATGCGCGACGCGCTGCCCGAGCGGGTGGGCGTCAAGGCGTCCGGCGGCGTGCGCACGCTCGAGGCGGTCCAGGCCATGATCGGCGCCGGCGCCTCGCGCGTCGGCACCTCGTCGGCCGTCGAGGTGATGGCCGAGCTCGCCGCCCTCAACGGGGACGGCTGA
- a CDS encoding HDOD domain-containing protein has protein sequence MSTTAPPHGRGAARVTARLVAEAADHLAAPSPVVAGVLELLDAGAPSARRLAARVGQSPELAAQVLRLANSAHFGEGADTLEAALVRLGDRTLRALLLSAATYRLLEGAMPAYGAPRLALLRHCDDVATMAAALVRQAPGALATHAHLAGLLHDLGKPILARVAEELGVVADGLASVADEREAFGTDHTRVGAWIARRWGLPDELCASMEHHHDAAPPDDPVARAVWLADVAVHAAAGDEAAIASLPASAAACGLGSDALEALLIASPESEPLRRPPGLTDREVEVLRLLGRGAAAKQVARELGCSPSTVHNHLHHVYRKLGVSGQSQALLLARERRWI, from the coding sequence ATGAGCACGACCGCCCCGCCCCACGGCCGCGGCGCCGCCCGGGTCACCGCGCGCCTGGTCGCCGAGGCGGCCGACCACCTGGCCGCGCCCTCGCCGGTCGTCGCCGGCGTGCTCGAGCTGCTCGACGCCGGGGCGCCGTCGGCGCGCCGGCTGGCGGCCCGGGTGGGGCAGAGCCCCGAGCTCGCCGCCCAGGTGCTGCGCCTCGCCAACTCGGCGCACTTCGGCGAGGGCGCCGATACGCTCGAGGCGGCGCTCGTGCGCCTGGGCGACCGCACGCTGCGCGCTCTGCTGCTGTCGGCGGCCACCTACCGGCTGCTCGAGGGCGCGATGCCCGCCTACGGCGCCCCGCGCCTCGCGCTGCTGCGCCACTGCGACGACGTCGCCACCATGGCGGCCGCGCTCGTGCGCCAGGCGCCCGGGGCGCTGGCGACGCACGCGCACCTGGCCGGCCTGCTGCACGACCTCGGCAAGCCGATCCTCGCCCGGGTGGCGGAGGAGCTCGGCGTGGTGGCCGACGGCCTCGCCTCGGTCGCCGACGAGCGCGAGGCGTTCGGCACGGACCACACGCGCGTGGGCGCCTGGATCGCCCGGCGCTGGGGCCTGCCCGACGAGCTCTGCGCCTCGATGGAGCACCACCACGACGCCGCGCCGCCCGACGACCCGGTCGCCCGGGCCGTCTGGCTGGCCGACGTGGCCGTCCACGCCGCGGCGGGCGACGAGGCGGCGATCGCGTCGCTGCCGGCGTCGGCGGCGGCCTGCGGGCTGGGCTCCGACGCCCTCGAGGCGCTCCTCATCGCCTCGCCCGAGAGCGAGCCGCTGCGCCGCCCGCCGGGCCTGACCGACCGCGAGGTCGAGGTGCTGCGGCTGCTGGGCAGGGGGGCCGCCGCCAAGCAGGTGGCCCGGGAGCTCGGCTGCTCGCCCTCGACCGTGCACAACCACCTGCACCACGTGTACCGCAAGCTGGGCGTCTCCGGGCAGTCCCAGGCGCTGCTGCTCGCGCGGGAGCGTCGCTGGATCTAG
- the trpE gene encoding anthranilate synthase component I, with amino-acid sequence MTRLRLEVPPRRGSSLEVTPGIEAVRAMAGAHGQAPLVHTYIADCETPVSAYLKLRDGGPAFLLESVEHGRLGRYSMIGVRPQAVVRGAGGRLTVTDEAGTRELDAADPFGAVEDVVRGVGMAPPPEPLAFWGGAVGFFGYDLVRTVERLPDVPADDLGVPDLTAMITGPVVVFDHLRRSLSIVAPCPIEPDGDVEAAYWRTVATVAELKGRLSGPLPRPADREGEPVLGPVASNLSRERFEAGVERAREYIYAGDAFQIVPSQRFSAPMTLDPFAVYRGLRTVNPSPYMFFLETGEVTLVGSSPEMLVKVAGGHVEMHPIAGSRPRGATEEEDEALAEELLADPKERAEHVMLVDLGRNDLGRVSEIGTVQVTDLMDVRRYSHVMHIESSVTGRLAAGRRASDALRATFPAGTLSGAPKVRAMEIIDELEPTKRGPYGGAVGWLGWDGDMDTCITIRTIVCKDGMAHVQAGAGIVADSVPATEYEETQNKAAALFRAIEVAAGQADW; translated from the coding sequence GTGACGCGGCTGCGGCTCGAGGTCCCGCCGCGCCGCGGCTCGAGCCTGGAGGTCACGCCGGGCATCGAGGCCGTCCGCGCGATGGCGGGCGCCCACGGCCAGGCGCCGCTCGTGCACACCTACATCGCCGACTGCGAGACGCCGGTCAGCGCCTACCTCAAGCTGCGCGACGGCGGCCCCGCCTTCCTGTTGGAGTCCGTCGAGCACGGCCGGCTCGGCCGCTACTCGATGATCGGCGTCCGTCCCCAGGCCGTCGTGCGCGGCGCCGGCGGCCGGCTGACCGTGACCGACGAGGCCGGCACGCGCGAGCTGGACGCGGCCGACCCCTTCGGCGCGGTCGAGGACGTCGTGCGCGGGGTCGGCATGGCGCCGCCGCCGGAGCCGCTCGCCTTCTGGGGCGGCGCGGTCGGCTTCTTCGGCTACGACCTCGTGCGCACCGTCGAGCGCCTGCCCGACGTGCCCGCCGACGACCTCGGCGTGCCGGACCTCACGGCCATGATCACCGGCCCGGTCGTCGTGTTCGACCACCTGCGCCGCTCGCTGTCGATCGTCGCGCCCTGCCCGATCGAGCCCGACGGCGACGTCGAGGCCGCCTACTGGCGCACCGTCGCCACGGTCGCCGAGCTCAAGGGGCGCCTTTCGGGCCCGCTGCCGCGGCCGGCCGACCGCGAGGGGGAGCCGGTGCTCGGGCCGGTGGCGAGCAACCTCAGCCGCGAGCGGTTCGAGGCCGGCGTGGAGCGGGCGCGCGAGTACATCTACGCCGGCGACGCCTTCCAGATCGTCCCCTCCCAGCGCTTCTCGGCACCGATGACCCTCGACCCGTTCGCGGTCTACCGGGGGCTCCGCACGGTCAACCCCTCGCCGTACATGTTCTTCCTCGAGACCGGCGAGGTGACCCTGGTCGGCTCGTCGCCGGAGATGCTCGTGAAGGTGGCCGGCGGCCACGTCGAGATGCACCCGATCGCCGGAAGCAGGCCGCGCGGGGCCACGGAGGAGGAGGACGAGGCGCTCGCCGAGGAGTTGCTGGCCGACCCGAAGGAGCGCGCGGAGCACGTCATGCTGGTCGACCTCGGCCGCAACGACCTCGGCCGCGTGTCGGAGATCGGCACGGTGCAGGTGACCGACCTGATGGACGTCCGCCGCTACAGCCACGTGATGCACATCGAGAGCTCGGTGACCGGGCGGCTCGCCGCCGGGCGGCGCGCCTCCGACGCCCTGCGGGCGACCTTCCCCGCCGGCACGCTGTCGGGTGCCCCGAAGGTGCGGGCGATGGAGATCATCGACGAGCTCGAGCCGACCAAGCGCGGCCCCTACGGCGGCGCGGTGGGCTGGCTCGGCTGGGACGGCGACATGGACACCTGCATCACCATCCGGACGATCGTCTGCAAGGACGGCATGGCCCACGTGCAGGCGGGCGCCGGCATCGTGGCCGACTCGGTGCCGGCCACCGAGTACGAGGAGACCCAGAACAAGGCGGCCGCGCTCTTCCGGGCGATCGAGGTGGCCGCGGGTCAGGCGGACTGGTAG
- a CDS encoding WxL protein peptidoglycan domain-containing protein — MRTLLVVLALLGALAGEAAAATGSLVGVRPLAPDGSWIVLRAAPGTVASADAVVLNLTDEPQAVDLSTADATTTADGVFTLAGAGEAATGVGAWIDAPTGRLRLAPRERRVVPLRVRVPADARPGDHAGGLVVQSASAAGTAQAGGVAVRVVERVGLRVYVTVEGARVGAVAVDGLAAEVTGRGGLSGALGLGGRAGVRFGVRNAGNMVHERLRGEVALVEGGRTLATRPLDLGTLLPGDVRPVGLELPLPRWSPGDYRVEVRIHGEPPATAAAGVHVGGARLWGAGGLALGAVALTGAGVGLRRRRAA; from the coding sequence GTGAGGACGCTCCTGGTCGTGCTCGCGCTGCTCGGCGCGCTGGCGGGCGAGGCGGCGGCCGCGACCGGCTCGCTGGTGGGGGTGCGCCCGCTCGCGCCCGATGGCAGCTGGATCGTGCTGCGGGCGGCGCCCGGCACGGTCGCGTCCGCCGACGCCGTGGTGCTGAACCTGACCGACGAGCCGCAGGCGGTCGACCTCTCGACGGCCGACGCGACCACGACGGCCGACGGCGTCTTCACGCTGGCGGGCGCCGGCGAGGCGGCGACCGGGGTCGGCGCCTGGATCGACGCGCCCACCGGGCGGCTGCGACTGGCCCCCCGCGAGCGCAGGGTCGTGCCGCTGCGCGTGCGGGTGCCCGCCGACGCGCGGCCCGGCGACCACGCCGGCGGGCTTGTGGTGCAGTCGGCCTCGGCCGCCGGCACGGCGCAGGCGGGCGGCGTGGCCGTGCGCGTGGTCGAGCGGGTGGGCCTGCGGGTCTACGTCACGGTGGAGGGCGCCCGGGTGGGCGCGGTGGCGGTCGACGGCCTGGCGGCCGAGGTGACCGGCCGCGGCGGGCTGTCGGGCGCGCTGGGGCTCGGCGGCCGCGCGGGGGTGCGCTTCGGGGTGCGCAACGCCGGCAACATGGTCCACGAGCGGCTGCGCGGCGAGGTGGCGCTGGTGGAGGGCGGGCGCACCCTCGCCACCCGGCCGCTCGACCTCGGCACCCTGCTGCCGGGCGACGTGCGGCCGGTGGGGCTCGAGCTGCCCCTGCCGCGATGGTCCCCGGGCGACTACCGGGTCGAGGTGCGCATCCACGGCGAGCCGCCGGCGACCGCCGCGGCCGGCGTGCACGTGGGCGGCGCCCGGCTGTGGGGCGCCGGGGGGCTCGCCCTGGGCGCGGTCGCGCTGACCGGCGCGGGCGTCGGCCTGCGGAGGCGCCGTGCGGCGTGA